Below is a window of Undibacterium sp. YM2 DNA.
CATCCTGATACCATCTATCAGGGAGTCGCTTTTGAAGATTTATTGCGCATCATGGCCGAGCGCGGCGAATATGGCGAAGGTGATATAGAAGAACTCATCGCCACCCGCCTGCAACTGGCCCTGCAGTTCCAGGCGCATGAATTTGAACGAACGCGCCCGAATGCCCACACTCATCTGGTACAGGGCAAGCCCATCCATGAAAATGGCAAGTTGCAAGGATTTGTCACAACCTATACCGATATCACCGAGCTCAAGAAAGTGCAGACCGCCTTATCCAAGGCCAATGCCCTGCTGGAGCAGAATATCGCCGAGCGCACGACCGAATTACGCCATACCCAGGATGACCTGATGCGCAGCGAAAAACTGGCTGCCATGGGTGCACTGGTAGCCAGTGTCGCGCATGAACTCAATACGCCTATCGGTAACAGCCTGCTGACTGCCAGCACCCTGCATGCGAGAACCCGGGAGTTCGCCCAGAAAATAAGTGATGGCAATATCCGCCGTTCGGATCTGGCAGCTTACCTGCAGGCAGCACAACATGCCAGTGAGCTCATAGAACATGGCTTGAACAATGCGGCTGACCTGGTGGCCAGTTTCAAGCAAGTGGCAGTAGATCAGGCCAGTTCCAAGCGCCGCCGTTTCCATCTCAATAAGGTTTGCCATGATGTCATTGCCACCATGATGGCCAAGATACGCCAGGCAGGCCTGCAGATCAGTGTGGATATTCCTGAGCATATAGAGCTCGACAGCTTCCCAGGCCCACTGGACCAGGTGATCTGTAACCTGATTGACAATGCCATCCTGCATGCCTTTGAAGGCAAGCCTGATGGCCAGATCTGGATCAGTGCCACCATGCTCGGGCAGGACAGGGTAGAGCTACGTTTTGACGATAATGGTGTCGGCATACCTGCAGAAAATCTGGGCCGCGTATTTGATCCCTTCTTCACTACCAAGCTGGGACAGGGCGGTACCGGGCTGGGCATGAATATCGTCTATAACATCGTCAACAGCCTGCTGGGAGGTGACATACGCATAGAAAGTGAAGAGGGAGCAGGTACCGGCTTCATCATGCAAATCCCCCTGATTGCCACTGTCAATAATACAGGGCCTGCTGACTAAGCTACTCGGGTATTGCCAGTTTCAGGCAGGTGGTCGGCTATACTGTCTTTCTTTTTGCATCAAGAAAGTCCAGCATGTCTCAATTCCCAGCTTGCCCAGTCTGCTCCATGGAAAACACCTATCCTGACGGCGATAATTACATTTGTGCCGATTGCGCACATGAATGGCCTATGCAGGCTGCCGCTGTCGCTGACGACAGTGATGATCGCATAGTCAGGGATGCCAACGGTAACGTGCTGACAGATGGCGATGCGGTCGTCCTCATCAAGGACCTTAAAGTCAAAGGCTCATCTACTACCCTGAAGATGGGCAGCAAGGTCAAAAGCATACGTCTGGTCAGCGGCGACCATGAAGTCGATTGTAAAATGGATGCAGGCAATTTCATGTTGAAAGCCTGTTACCTCAAAAAGGTCTGATCCAAGTCTGATCCAGGATTGAAGTAAGTCTGATAGGGAGCAATGCATGCGGCATATACTGGTCTATGGTGATTCCATGTCCTGGGGCTTGATCCCGACAACACGCAAACGCCTGAATTTTGAAGAGCGCTGGCCTGGCGTGCTTGAGATAGCTTTGAATAGCGCCGACAAGCATGTACGTGTGGTCGAAGATTGCCTGAATGGCCGCCGCACTGTCTGGGAAGATCCGTTCAAACCGGGCCGCAATGGCTCGCAAGGTCTGGCGCAACGCATAGAGACCCTGACCCCCTTGTCACTGGCAATCGTCATGCTCGGTGTGAATGATTTCCAGTCCATGCATCAGAATAATGCCTGGTTGTCTGCGCAGGGCCTGGCCGTCATCATCAATACCATACGCCAGGCACCGGTAGAGCCGGGCATGCAAATCCCGCCGATACTCATCATCGCACCACCTATGCCGTATGACCCCAAGGGCATGATAGCGCCCAAGTTTGTCGGTTGCGAAGAAAAGTGCGAAGGTCTGGCCGAAGCTTATAAAGAAGTAGCTGCCGCTGCAGGCTGCCATTTCTTTGATGCAGGCAGTGTCGTGACATGCAGCGAATATGATGGCGTGCACCTGGATGCAGACCAGCATCTTATCCTGGGCTGGGAACTGGTCGGTGTCGTTTCTTCTATCTTGAAGTAGGCTGTGATGAACGCTGACTTGCATGCCATACAAAACCTGCTGGCAAGGTTTGCCAACAGCTTTGACCTCAAGGACTGGGATGCACTGTGCAACTGCCTCAGCGATACGATATATACGGATTACTCAGATTTACGCGGTACCCCACCAGAGCAGATGAGCAATCAGCGCTATGCAGAATTACGCCGCATCGCCCTGCAAGAACTGCAGACTCATCATCTGAGCGGGAATACTGAAATTGAATTGGACGGTGATGCTGCAAATGCAAAAGTCTCTACCATTATTTTTCGCAAGAATGCCGCAGGACAGGCCTTGCATACGCATTGCCTGTATCAATTTGGCTTGAGCAAATCCAGCGGGCAATGGCTGATCAATTCCATCGTCCAGAAAGTATTCTGGAGTGATGGCCAGACGGCGATACACGCTGGTATCGCCAAATAAGAAACCAAGAAAATAAGAAAGCCACCCTGGGGTGGCTTTCTCCTTGTGCTGACTGTCCTGGTCAGGTCAGCTTCAAACGCACGTCAGGCAAATTGTATCTGCCCATCGTAAATACCCACGAGTGCAATCGCTGCTGAAGTATCGGTAGCGGTGACTGCAGAAGCAATCGCGATACCATTCGTAATGGACGCCTCAGGTGTCAGGAAATTCAAGCCCCATTCCACAGCGAACTGATTGGCCACCTTGATTTTATTATCGAGCAGATTGACGACCCAGCCCCAGGTCGCGTCGCCTGTGAATGCGCGTGCACCGGCGAGTACGGCACTGACCATGGAGCCACGGCTTTGTATGCCGCTATCAAGTTCATTGAGCCAGTATTTGAGGCCCGCCGCATCAGCCCCATCTGCTCTGCCCATGGCATTCTTGTAAATGATATTGATAAAATCAGTATTGCTGAGGCTGGCGCTGTAACCAGTCTGGGCCGGGTATTGTGCAGCCGCCAGGAAGAAGGCATCACCTATCTGTTTGAAGCTCATGCCTCCCTTGAACTGGTTGATCCAGTAATCCAGACCATCCGCATCAGGCACACGGTTGAAATAGGCCACATACAATTCTTCCAGCGCCTTCAATTCTGTTGTCTTGATGGTATGCGCATTGTCATACACGATGGTATTGACGATGTAGTCAGTGAACTGGATTTTTTCTACATTGTGGGCAGCCCAGTAAGCCGCATTCTGGTTACCCAGCAACATGGTGTTGTTGCCGATTTCCCAGACAAAATAACTGCCACCGCCTGTACCGAGTTTGGCACTGATGACCAGGGTGTCCGTACCGGCACCGCCATCAATATAGTCATAACGTACAGACTGGGGAGCACTCAGGCCTATGGTGTTGTTGCTGCCATCAAACTGGTAAATAGTGTTATTCGCATTCAGGCTGCTGCTGGCACCGCTGACATTGATGATGGTCTTGTCCAGCGTGGTGGTTTCCGTCTGTTGCGTGGTGTTCAGGTTCTTGCGTATGTAGCCGGTATTGTCTATGGTTGTCAGGCTCAGGCTGGCACCAGCCTTGTAGGCTCCGGAACCATAGGCATCAAAGTAGAGCTTATCTGTGGTATTGACTGTGTTGCCAGCTATCTTCCAGGTATAAGCCAGCAAATTTGCGTCTGGTACTGATGGTTGGTAAATGCCGGGTATGCTGGAATACAGGTCAAGGTAATCGCCGATGGCGGCATAATATTTGAGGGCAAAGGCTTCTTTTTCAGGCGCGCTGAAGGCCACGCCCAGGTGATTCATTTTTGAATCCTGGGTTGCACGCCAGATACCAGTGCTGCGGTAATAGCCACCCTGATAAGTACCAACGACGCCAAGATCACCGTCCTGAAAACCCAGCCATGCAGACCATGGTATGCGGCTCAGTGAATCGGTCACGTGCGGGCTGGCCAGGAAGCCGGGATCGGTCAGAGGGTAACTGCTGGCATTTGCGGTATCGACATATTCGTCCTGCAAGCCAGCAAAACTGTGGCCTATTTCATGCAGTACGACTTCGGCAGATGAAATATTCCCGGCAGATGCCCAGGCGATGGAACCGCCAGCACCGCCATATAATGCTGTATTGACCAGTACCACAACGAGTTCGTGCGCATCACTGGCGACTGCGCTGTTGACATAAGACGTTACCTTGGAAATGTCACCATACAGCAAACGCCCGTCACTGAGATGTTGGCTCGCATCAAAATAGGTATTGACGCTGATATTCTGGTTGGGCTGGTCCGTACCTGATTGCGCAGAGGCGACAAAAATGGCACTGGCATTGAACAGGTTTTTGTATGGCGAGAATGGTGCATTCAGTTTGGCATTGGCATCCCCCAGCATATTGTCCAGGAATTTTTGCGCATCGGACAAAAACTTGGCGCGCTCGGCAGCCGTATAACCTTCGGCAACAAAGACGATATCTACGCGGTTCTTGCTGCTGCCAGTATTCAGTAAGGGGGTGACGTCTGCCATGATGGGTGAGCCTTGTAGATAGTAGCGTGTGTTTCAGCAGCGCGGATGAGTGCGTTGCCAGGTCAAAAATAAGCCCGTAAATATATTAAGAAAAAACGGGCAAATGCTATCGTACAACAATGTCTATGTAAAAAGACACGTATTTCATGTAGGGATTTGCAACAAGTGTTGCAAAATTGAACGGCGGCATTGACGGTTCATTTTTGGCAGTGGCAGTCTGCGCAAACAAGCATGTCCAGCTTTTAATAGACATCCCGTTTGTACAATCCCGACTCAGCCATCTGCTCCAGTTTATCCAGACCCAGCAGATTACTCAAGGTCTGGTGCACTTCTTCTGCCATGCCTTGCAGGCTGCCGCACACCAGGATGGCTGCGCCCTGTTCTACCCATGCCACGATGTCTGCCTGTTGTTCTTGCAAGGCATGCTGTACGTAGCGACGCTCAGCCTGGTCGCGGGAAAAGCACAGGTTCAGTTTGCTGAGTACGCCACAGGCTTGCCAGTCCTGTATTTCCTGACGATGGAAAAAATCATGCGCCTCGCTTCTTTCACCAAAAAACAACCAATTGCGTAAATGACCACGGGCAGCGCGCGCCTTGATATGCGCACGCAAGCCTGCCAGGCCAGTGCCGTTGCCTATCAGTATCAGGGGATGGTCCTGCGATGGCGTGTGGAAGTTACGGTTTTCACGTATGCGCAATTTGATGCTTTGCCCGATTTCTGCATGGGCAGTCAGCCACCCGGAGCCTATGCCGAGGCTGCCATCCGGGCGGCGCATTTGCCGCACCAGCAATTCCAGCTTGCCATCGGCAGGCAGGGATGAAATCGAATACTCGCGATGTGGCAGGGCAGGGCGTTCTTCAGAGGTATTTTTAGTTGGATAGTCAGGGCCAATTTCTGCGATATCACCTGCCTGCCAGATATATTCACCGCTACCTGCGTCTCGCGCTGGAATACAGGCGATGCGGTAAGCAGGCCCGCCGAGGCTGCCAGGATTGAGCAATTCTCTCTCGGTCAATATCCATTCCTGATAAGCCGGTTTGCTCCAGTCCGCCATTTCTGTATGACCGCTGAGCAGGCCTAAATAATGCTGCCAGTGACGTAAAGCTGCTTCATCACCATTATCGACTTCTATCATGTCAAACAGGCTATGTGCTTGCTGGTGCTTGAGCCACAGATCTACCCGGTGGGCAAAAGCGCAGAATTGCTGATAATGCCTGTCACCGAGCGCCAGTACAGCGAAATGCAAATGCGATAAATCGATTTTCTGGCTCATGAGCAGGCGTGTGAATGACGCTGCATTGTCAGGCGCATCACCTTCGCCAGTAGTGCTGAGTATGAATAAAATGCGGCTGGTCTTGCTTAAAATTTCTGCCTTGATGGCGGCCAGGCTGCTGACAGCAACATTCATACCGGCATCCTGTAAATGCTGTGCAGTCTTGACGGCGATTTGTTCTGCAAAACCAGTCTGGCTCGCATAGGCGATCAGGACGTTTTGTGCATTCGCCTGATTCAGTTCAGCACTAAATCCGTGATGTTGCGTGGCCAGTTCATCTTTATGCCTGCGCAGGGTTTGCAGGCAAAAACTCAGGTAGCTGATAGCGACCAGCGCAGTGCTGCATTGCTTTTGTGCTGGAGAAGGAAGAAAAAAGCTGGCCAGGCACAAGAGCGTCAAGGCCAGGCAGATACGCTTCATCCAGCTTAAAGAGGGCAGGCGCATACGCGATTAATCCAGCATGGCACGCAAGGCCCTGCTCATTTTTTCTTCAAAACCAGACGCGGTTCTTTGCAGGAACAGGGCGGCGATCTGATGTTGTTCGGCATAGTCCAGACCGGCAGCGCAACCCAGCACCGTCAGCGCAGTAGCCATCGCGTCTGCCACCATGCATTCAGGGTGCAAGACCGTGACCGAGGCCAGATCATTGTCTGCCGGATAACCCGTGCGCGGATCAAGCGTATGCGCATAGCGGCGGCCATCCTGTTCAAAATACTGACGGTAATCGCCAGAAGTCGCAATCGACAGGCCATGCAGGGCGACCAGGTATTCCTTGCCCAGTTTTTCTTTATTCCCTGCCGGGCTCTCTATTCTGACCCACCACGGCGCCTGGTCTTTTTTCATGCCTAGTCCGCGTAATTCTCCACCGAGCTCTATCAGGTAACTGCTGATTTTATTCGCATCAAGATAGCGGGCAATCTGGTCCAGCGCAAAGCCCTTGGCAATCGATGATAAATCCAGCGCGACGCTGCTGGTGCCAGTCTGACGTATGCGCTGGTTCAGATGATCCAGCTCCAGTGATTTCCAGTTGCCAGCTTGCAGGACAGTGTGGATTTCAGTTTCTGTTGGCGTGCTGTCGCGCTTGCCCGCAGGGCCAAAGCCCCACAGATCAACCAGCTTGCCTGCGGTGATATCATAAGCCCCACCTGTTTGCTGGGACAGGTACAAACTGTAATCGACGAGCTTGAAAAATTCTGCTGGCAAGGATTGCCAGCTATTGGCCGCTGCGCGGTTGAACTCGCATAAATATGAGGATGGGTCCCAGGTACTCATCTGCATGACGACCTGGTTCAGCTCCGCTTCTATACCCGCCTGCAATTCGTGCACATCGTGGGCTGGCAGGCAGAGTAGCTGCACAGTCCAGCTGGTGCCCATGCTCAGCCCACTGAGTGTATGGCTGATCGCATGGGCGGGCGGTATTTGTGGTTCCGCCACATCCAGCGGTATAAAAACACGACGCATATTGCTCAGTATTTGTTGCTAAGTATTGATAATGATTATTGCGGCAAGACTTCCAGTGTGGCTACATAGCTGGCTACCCTGGATTTGGCCGGAGCCTTGACTTGCTTGTCGTCCTTGATTTCTGCTTCCATCCAGTACAAGCCCGCATTGGCCCAGGTCACGCTGAATTTGCCCTCATTATCTGTCACAAAAGTTTTTTCATCGAGCTTTTGGCGGTAACGTACGCCACCAGCTATCAGGGTGACACTGACCTTGGCTGCCGGTTTGCCATCCAGGGTCAGGCGGAATTGTGCTGTTTCACCGGCGACCAGGTCATTCGGGTGGGTGGCACCACTCAGTTCCAGGCCACTGCCTGTAATTTCCATCGCCTTGCCACCGGGTTTGCCATTGGTGACGAAGGTTTCAACGCGGCCACTGCGTTGTGTGACTTGCAGTTCTTCTGCATTGGCTGGCACTTCCTTGGCAAAAGTTTCTGCCGTACCGCGCCAGCGCTTGACCTTGCCTTCTTCCTTGTAACTGGCAAACAGGCCTTCATTCAACAGACCAATTTTATAGCTGCCAATCTGGCTGAGCTTGACATCGAAACTGCTGCGGTATTTGCCGATATTGGCATTTTCCGGTTTCAGCGCAGTGCCGTCTGGTGCTGTGATAAACAGATTATCAAGCTTTAGCGCATTGTGATCAAACACAAACACATCGGTAGCAGCAGCTGCATCGACGGTCACCCATGGGGTATTGCCAGCCACCACAGTTGAGGACGGCACCAGGAAGGCGCGGTGCGCCTGCGCCGTGAATGCTGCGCAAGCCAGTGCCGAGAACAGAGCGATTTTTTTAAAATTTTTCATGATTATCCTTGAGCCAGTCTTATTTGATCGTCACAGCAATAGTTCCCAGCTCATGGCTACCCTGGGCTTTGAGGTTTTGCTCGCCTTTGGCTTGCCACTGGAACGGAACTTTAACCACTTCACGGCCACCGCCCTCACGCGCAGCTTCAACGATAAGCTGGTAGTCACCTGCTGGCAGTTTCGCCAATATACCCTTGTCACCGGCAAAACTCAGGGTTTGCTCACCGGTAGTACGGGTAGCTCCACTGACGCCTTCGACCGGCATTTGTAATTCACGGCCACTACGGCGCCACCACTGACGCAAATCCTTCAACCATTTCGTACCTTCATTGTCGCGTTTTTTCAAGTCATACCAGACTGCCAGGTTGCCAGCAAAGGTCTGGTCTGGTTTTTCCAGCCAGATCGCGACATAGGGCTTGTGATATTCAGCCACATTCAAACGTGGCACTTCGACTTTCAAAGTCAGGTCAGCCGCGACAGCATTCATGGCCGGGGCGCCCAGCAGACTGGTAATGGCAAACGGGAGCAATTTACGCATGGATAGACAACCTTATTGAGAACAAAGTAAGAACAAAGAATGAACGGTTTTAAATAACTAGTGAACTGTAACAGTGAAAATCGGAGTGCCTGCCATGTGCGCGACGATCATGGCTGCGTTGCAAATACTCGCGATAGCCCCGCTATCGCTGTGTTTTGCATCTTGCCCTGATGCGCCGGGCACATGTCCTTCACTCTCGATTTCACTGTTACAGTCCACTAGTGGATAAACATCAGGGCAAGTATCAGAGGCAGCACAAGTCCAAACACCACCACCGGCCAGGTGCTCGGGCGTTTGCCTGCATGCATCTTCAACAGGAACAGACCAGTCACACAAAAAATCAGGCAGACCACGGCAAAGGCATCGATAAACCAGTTCCATGCGGTGCCGGTATTACGGCCTTTATGCAAGTCATTGAAATAGGCAATCCAGCCACGGCTGGTCAGCTCATATTCCACTTCCCCATTGTCCAGTTGTATGCGCAACCAGGCATCGCCACCGGGGCGGGGCAAGCCTATATACACTTCTTCCGGTGACCATTCCGGTGCCTGGTCACCCAGTTTTACTCCCATATCCTGTGCCAGCCATTCACTGACATCGCGGGGTATCGCGGCATCATCGGTATTTTTCAAAGCATTCAACTGCGACAACAAGGCAAATGGCAGCTTGCCTTCTTTCTTGCTGACGACAGGATGCGCTTCTATCTGTGCAGAATGATTCAGGGTGATGCCTGTCGCCGCAAACAGGATCATCGCTATCAGGCACAGTGCTGAACTGATCCAGTGCCATTGATGTAAATGGCGCAACCAGAAAGCCCGGCTTTGTTGTTGCGATAAATTGTCCGTACTGGCTTGCATGAATTTATTCTTGTTCATTCTAAATGATAATTATTCTCAATTGTACATGGAGTCGTGTCGAAAAAGCAGTGGGAATTGTACATTTTTGTTTCCGCCTGACAGCGTGATAGGCATTTTGATAACTTTATTCCAAAGTCCACCCAGGCAGTGCGTGATAAACTTTTAGGGATATCAACTTATTTTCTTCATTATGAACGTCGTCATTCTTGCAGCTGGCATGGGCAAACGCATGCAATCTTCTTTGCCCAAAGTATTGCACACGCTGGCAGGCAAGCCTTTACTGAACCATGTGATCGCCACGGCGCGACAACTGCAGGCCAGCACTATCTGCGTGATCTATGGCCATGGTGGTGAACAAGTACCAACAACCGTTGCCGCTGAAGATTTGCGCTTTGCGCTGCAAGAACCGCAACTGGGTACTGGCCACGCGGTCGCCCAGGCTTTGCCTGTGCTGGATACCAGCCAGCCCACCCTGGTCCTGTATGGCGATGTGCCACTGACTACACCAGCCAGCCTGGCCCGCCTGATTGCGGCGGCTGGCAAAGACAAACTCGGTATCCTGACCGTGGATATGGCTGACCCCACTGGTCTTGGTCGCATTGTCAGGGAAGACGGCGTCATCAAACGCATCGTCGAACAAAAAGATGCGAGTGAGAGCGAGCGTCAGATCACAGAAACCAATACCGGCATCATGTCCATACCAACTGCTCACCTGCAAAAATGGCTGGGCAATCTGTCCAACAAAAATGCCCAGGGCGAATATTATCTGACCGACATCGTCGCCCAGGCAGTGGCCGATGGCGTGGAAGTTGTCTCAGCCCAGCCCGATGCTGTCTGGGAAACTCTGGGCGTCAATAGCAAGGTGCAACTGGCCGAGCTCGAACGCACGCATCAAAAAAATATTGCCCTCAAATTATTGGAGCAGGGCGTGGGCTTGTATGATCCGGCGCGCATCGACGTACGTGGCAGCTTGCAATGCGGGCGTGATGTGTCGATTGATGTAGGCTGTGTCTTTATCGGTGACGTGCAACTCGGAGATGGCGTCACGATAGGCCCGAACTGCGTCATCAATAATGCGCGTATTGCAGCAGGCAGCAGCATCAAGGCTTTCTGCCATATTGAAGATGCCGTGGTCGGTGCCAAATCACAGATAGGCCCTTATGCCCGTCTGCGCCCTGGTGCCGAGCTGGCAGAGGACGTGCACATTGGTAATTTTGTTGAAGTCAAAAACAGCCAGATCGCTGCACACAGCAAGGCCAATCACCTGGCCTATATTGGTGACGCCACCATAGGCAGCCGCGTCAATATTGGTGCCGGTACGATCACCTGCAATTATGATGGCGTGAACAAATCGCGTACCATCATCGAGGACGATGCCTTTATCGGCAGTGATACACAACTGGTGGCACCAGTGCGGGTAGGTAAGGGCGCGACTCTGGGTGCAGGCACGACGCTGACCAAGGATGCACCGGAAGGCAAGCTCACCGTCTCACGCGCAAAGCAGATCACGATCGATGGCTGGCAACGGCCAGTCAAAATCAAGAAGTAAGCATGCATGGTGTAGCGGTCAGTCATGTCAGTCATATCGGCTGGCCGCTACACAGTAATACACATCAAAAAATCAGGATAATGTTTGCAATAACTGCGCAGCTTTCACAGCCTGTGGCGCATTGTTCTTGACTATCTCATTCAGGTATTTCTTCGCTTCTTCAGCCTGGTTTTTTTCTGCTGCCAGAGTCGCCGCACGCATCCACACCGCACCACGGAAATTCACATCAGTCTGGGCAAACTGCTGCGCATCGATAACATCTTTCAGCAATTGCTCACCCTTGTCGTGACGGTTCATTATTTTTGGAACGGCCAGATAAGTGCTGGCAGCGACGAAGCGCACTTCCAGTGCCACAGGCACGCTGCCATGCATGGCAGGGCTATTGTCTGCCAGTTGCAAAGCCTGTTCTACCATCGCCGTGCCATCTTCCAGTGCGGTGGTTTTTTCAGCTTTGGCGAATTTGTCGAGTGAAAACTTGGCAGTTGCTGCACCGGCATAAGACATCAGCAAAGGATTACCTGGTTCTTGTTTGAGCAAATTGCTGAAGGTATTTGCTGCTTGCTGGTTAGCTGTTCTGCTGGCATCTATTTCAGCCTGGGCCAGTGAATTAATGTAGTCCTGATTCAACCATGCAGTCACAGCATTGGCGACATATTGTTCCTGGCTGATGGCCGGTGTACTGACCAGTTGTTTGACGGCAGTCTTGAATTCAGTTTCCGAAAATGCCATGGCATTGCTGGCAGCAAGAGTGGCGATACCGGCGGCAAGCAAAACGGTTTTGATGGTAGTTGTAGTAAAGAGGTTTTTCATGATGGACTCCAGTAAATTATTCAGTAAGTTAATAAGCTGTGTTTGTGTGTTGTTCGGTACGGCAATGTCAGATTAAGGGCTGGTCGCGCAAGTCACCACCGGTATGAGATCAGTGGCAGGAATCTGGTGTGAAGACTGAAAAAACTGGCGTGAAATGAGTTCTGGCAAAACAGGAAATTTCTGTCTATGGTGTATGAAGGCTCCGGGAGAGCCTGCAGAGAGGCAATTCCGCAACAGTATGATGTCGGTTTGATAAGTGAAACTGGCTTAGAAAGGCAACTGAAAGCTTGCACTCCTTAGCATGTGAACCGACCACATGACACGCATGTTGTCTGCAAAACAAA
It encodes the following:
- a CDS encoding PepSY-associated TM helix domain-containing protein, which produces MNKNKFMQASTDNLSQQQSRAFWLRHLHQWHWISSALCLIAMILFAATGITLNHSAQIEAHPVVSKKEGKLPFALLSQLNALKNTDDAAIPRDVSEWLAQDMGVKLGDQAPEWSPEEVYIGLPRPGGDAWLRIQLDNGEVEYELTSRGWIAYFNDLHKGRNTGTAWNWFIDAFAVVCLIFCVTGLFLLKMHAGKRPSTWPVVVFGLVLPLILALMFIH
- the glmU gene encoding bifunctional UDP-N-acetylglucosamine diphosphorylase/glucosamine-1-phosphate N-acetyltransferase GlmU, which gives rise to MNVVILAAGMGKRMQSSLPKVLHTLAGKPLLNHVIATARQLQASTICVIYGHGGEQVPTTVAAEDLRFALQEPQLGTGHAVAQALPVLDTSQPTLVLYGDVPLTTPASLARLIAAAGKDKLGILTVDMADPTGLGRIVREDGVIKRIVEQKDASESERQITETNTGIMSIPTAHLQKWLGNLSNKNAQGEYYLTDIVAQAVADGVEVVSAQPDAVWETLGVNSKVQLAELERTHQKNIALKLLEQGVGLYDPARIDVRGSLQCGRDVSIDVGCVFIGDVQLGDGVTIGPNCVINNARIAAGSSIKAFCHIEDAVVGAKSQIGPYARLRPGAELAEDVHIGNFVEVKNSQIAAHSKANHLAYIGDATIGSRVNIGAGTITCNYDGVNKSRTIIEDDAFIGSDTQLVAPVRVGKGATLGAGTTLTKDAPEGKLTVSRAKQITIDGWQRPVKIKK